The following proteins are co-located in the Imtechella halotolerans genome:
- a CDS encoding protein-tyrosine-phosphatase gives MYQKLIETIENSVLTKLVNEDRKIVLHPLIDYIQDKINAQEHILLNFICTHNSRRSHLSQIWAQTAAAYYNIANVHCYSGGTEATELFPKVAEILKNQGLNIFKIAESSNPIYAIKYSINAPAIIGFSKSFDNPFNPSGSFGAVMTCSQADEGCPYIAGAEKRIPVRYEDPKSSDKTPQQNEIYTQRSLQIASEMFYVFSSLINKRPN, from the coding sequence ATGTATCAAAAGCTGATCGAAACTATCGAAAATAGTGTACTCACCAAATTGGTAAATGAAGACCGAAAAATTGTACTTCATCCACTAATCGACTATATTCAAGATAAAATTAATGCTCAGGAGCACATACTTCTTAACTTTATCTGTACACATAATTCTAGAAGAAGTCATTTATCTCAGATATGGGCCCAAACAGCTGCAGCCTACTATAATATTGCAAATGTGCATTGCTATTCAGGAGGAACTGAAGCGACTGAATTATTTCCGAAGGTTGCGGAAATTTTGAAAAATCAAGGTTTAAATATTTTTAAAATAGCTGAAAGTTCCAATCCTATATATGCCATAAAATACAGTATTAACGCGCCTGCAATTATAGGTTTTTCAAAGTCCTTTGATAATCCATTTAATCCATCAGGAAGTTTTGGTGCTGTAATGACCTGTTCTCAGGCAGATGAAGGTTGCCCTTATATTGCTGGAGCGGAAAAAAGGATACCTGTTCGATATGAAGATCCAAAATCATCGGACAAAACACCTCAACAGAATGAAATATATACTCAGCGAAGTTTGCAAATCGCCTCTGAAATGTTCTATGTTTTTTCATCCTTGATAAATAAGCGTCCAAATTAG
- a CDS encoding helix-turn-helix transcriptional regulator, translated as MDIKKRFDRILSVFIHLQSKPIVTAQELAERFNVSLRTIYRDIRSLEQAGVPLYSESGIGYSIVDGYKIPPTLFTQEEALSFVAAEKIMNVYVDKELGEHFSSALFKMKSVLRSSQKKEVSHISPSVLMRYDKNVFNKKVPSALSTLFKSISTKHQIILEYKNNSENSVSQRIVEPIGVFLENNYWYLIAYCHLRDGYRQFRADRIQSIKLLDIEFTLKHENLEAYLPSKTNDKNVSVRILVEKSIASYLVWDRNYYGFVEEINCGDKVEMRFMMNSLNNGFARWYLMFADKADIIEPDELHSQVLHLLEKSRTRINEKKVPSNK; from the coding sequence ATGGATATAAAGAAAAGATTTGACCGCATTCTAAGTGTATTCATTCACTTACAATCTAAGCCAATAGTAACAGCCCAAGAACTAGCCGAACGTTTTAATGTTAGTCTACGAACTATATATAGAGACATTAGATCCTTAGAACAGGCTGGTGTACCCTTGTATAGCGAATCTGGAATAGGATACTCTATCGTTGATGGCTATAAGATTCCACCCACCTTATTTACCCAAGAAGAGGCTCTGAGTTTTGTTGCTGCAGAAAAAATAATGAATGTCTACGTAGATAAGGAATTGGGCGAACACTTTTCATCAGCCCTATTTAAAATGAAATCGGTATTACGTTCTTCACAAAAAAAAGAAGTATCACATATTTCTCCTTCTGTTTTAATGAGATATGACAAAAATGTATTTAATAAAAAAGTCCCTTCTGCATTATCAACACTATTCAAAAGCATTTCAACAAAACACCAAATCATTCTTGAATATAAAAATAATAGTGAAAATTCAGTATCTCAACGCATTGTTGAACCAATAGGGGTTTTTCTTGAAAACAATTACTGGTATCTCATAGCCTATTGCCATTTAAGGGATGGCTATAGACAATTTAGGGCAGATAGAATTCAATCCATAAAATTATTGGATATTGAATTTACACTTAAACATGAAAATCTGGAGGCCTATTTACCATCAAAAACTAATGACAAAAATGTATCAGTACGCATTTTAGTAGAAAAATCAATAGCTTCCTATCTTGTATGGGATAGAAATTATTATGGTTTTGTAGAAGAAATTAATTGTGGAGACAAGGTTGAAATGCGATTTATGATGAATAGTTTAAACAATGGATTTGCACGTTGGTATTTAATGTTTGCCGATAAAGCTGATATTATTGAACCCGATGAGCTCCATTCTCAAGTGCTGCATTTACTAGAAAAAAGTAGAACTAGAATAAATGAAAAAAAAGTCCCTTCAAACAAATGA
- a CDS encoding DinB family protein — translation MKNEILSKNELLEYWQAQRRLTRKVIEVFPEKDLFEFSIGGMRPFSQMCAEFIAIATPSLKSIVMNKSMKFDEKPTFKTKEELLKRWDEDTLAINELFVQIPESDFQKEFVLFGEYNFQIKQHIFYFIDNEIHHRGQAYVYLRALDIQPPFFWETL, via the coding sequence ATGAAAAATGAAATTCTATCAAAAAACGAACTGTTAGAGTATTGGCAAGCTCAACGCCGATTGACCCGCAAAGTAATTGAAGTATTCCCAGAAAAGGACTTGTTTGAATTCTCTATAGGAGGCATGCGTCCGTTTTCACAAATGTGTGCAGAATTTATAGCCATTGCAACACCATCTTTGAAGTCTATAGTGATGAATAAGTCTATGAAGTTTGATGAAAAGCCAACTTTTAAGACAAAGGAGGAATTACTTAAACGATGGGATGAAGATACATTGGCAATTAATGAGCTATTTGTTCAAATTCCGGAATCAGATTTCCAAAAGGAGTTCGTACTTTTTGGGGAGTATAATTTTCAAATCAAGCAACATATTTTCTATTTCATAGATAACGAAATACATCATAGAGGGCAGGCATACGTCTATTTAAGAGCTTTAGATATACAGCCTCCGTTTTTTTGGGAGACCCTTTAA